A genome region from Thermococcus onnurineus NA1 includes the following:
- a CDS encoding cobyric acid synthase, translating into MGKALMVQGTSSGAGKSLLVMALCRIFSNLGYDVVPFKSQNMSLNSAPSIEGGEISRAQYLQAVACRKKPSVRFNPILLKPEGNMRSQVVFMGKPIGSVSAREYMLSRKEELFRKAMKVLDELMVEHEIVIIEGAGSPVEINLKDYDIANMRVARHAKAKTILVTDIDRGGSFASIVGTMELLSKEERNLILGFVFNKFRGDASLLEPGFEYLEKRYGKPTLGVVPCIEHKLPEEDSLTSFPKVNGELHIQIVKLPHISNFTDFEPLHWANGVDYVTKAEEIEGDLIIIPGSKNTVEDLLWMRENGIEDAIIQAHHEGSFVVGICGGFQMLGEKIIDNVESKRGEVKGIGLLPAKTIFTPVKRTNHLKAEILWEPAKRMSVEGYEIRMGRSTSERPFSIIREINGAKAFEPEGALGERTFGTYLHGIFHNFAFTERLLNFLRAEKGLEPISVGGWSIEEEIERFARVVEKNLDVGYIISELGLG; encoded by the coding sequence ATGGGAAAAGCCCTAATGGTTCAGGGAACTTCCTCCGGAGCTGGGAAATCCCTCCTCGTTATGGCTTTGTGCAGGATCTTTTCGAACTTAGGGTATGACGTTGTTCCGTTTAAAAGCCAGAACATGAGCCTGAACTCCGCACCGAGCATAGAAGGCGGCGAAATAAGTCGCGCCCAGTACCTTCAGGCGGTAGCCTGCAGAAAGAAGCCGTCGGTGAGGTTCAATCCAATACTCCTCAAGCCTGAGGGGAACATGAGGAGCCAAGTTGTGTTTATGGGAAAGCCAATAGGAAGCGTTTCAGCTAGGGAATACATGCTCTCCCGGAAGGAGGAGCTCTTTCGGAAGGCCATGAAGGTTCTGGATGAACTCATGGTGGAGCACGAGATTGTGATAATCGAAGGCGCAGGCTCGCCCGTTGAGATTAACCTCAAGGACTACGACATAGCCAACATGCGCGTTGCGAGGCACGCCAAAGCGAAGACCATCCTCGTTACCGACATCGACCGAGGTGGGAGCTTCGCTTCTATAGTGGGTACGATGGAGCTCTTGAGCAAGGAGGAGCGAAACTTGATCCTTGGCTTCGTATTCAATAAGTTCCGCGGCGATGCCTCCCTGCTGGAGCCAGGCTTCGAATATCTAGAGAAGCGCTACGGGAAGCCTACCCTCGGAGTCGTTCCCTGCATCGAGCACAAGTTGCCAGAAGAGGACTCTTTGACTAGCTTTCCGAAGGTTAATGGCGAGCTCCACATCCAGATAGTCAAGCTTCCCCACATAAGCAACTTTACCGACTTTGAGCCCCTTCACTGGGCCAATGGGGTGGACTACGTTACAAAAGCGGAGGAAATCGAAGGTGATTTGATAATAATCCCCGGGAGCAAGAACACCGTCGAGGACTTGCTCTGGATGCGCGAGAATGGAATAGAGGACGCGATAATTCAGGCTCACCACGAAGGTTCTTTCGTCGTTGGAATCTGCGGCGGCTTTCAAATGCTCGGGGAGAAGATAATCGACAACGTAGAATCGAAGCGCGGTGAGGTCAAGGGTATTGGACTGTTGCCCGCTAAAACAATCTTCACGCCCGTTAAACGGACAAATCACCTGAAGGCCGAAATCCTTTGGGAGCCGGCTAAGAGAATGAGCGTTGAGGGCTATGAGATAAGGATGGGCCGCTCAACCTCAGAGAGGCCCTTCTCGATAATACGCGAGATAAACGGTGCTAAGGCCTTTGAGCCGGAGGGAGCCCTTGGTGAGAGAACCTTCGGGACCTATCTACACGGCATCTTCCATAACTTCGCCTTTACGGAGCGTCTTCTCAACTTTCTGCGGGCGGAAAAAGGTCTCGAGCCGATAAGCGTTGGTGGATGGAGCATTGAGGAGGAGATAGAGCGCTTTGCTAGGGTTGTTGAGAAGAACCTTGACGTGGGATACATCATCTCGGAGCTCGGATTAGGTTAG
- the cobT gene encoding nicotinate mononucleotide-dependent phosphoribosyltransferase CobT, producing the protein MKSLMLVVLGNTEISTVPGISVAGATPELTKLTPPADAEYLFYEKPKIIDVIPVTPDGHPTPAIITKAARELANFPLMIVRGGTYLAPLVPHVHISDYVGRDFRKGPALQEAEEIIARARLFGEELSNTPIEELVIGESTPGGTTTAQAVLWALGYEARTSSAAPNNPQSLKEEVIKAGFERAGIKPGDFKEKPLEALKQFGDPMMAAVVGIALGFKGKVVLAGGTQMLAVAALLKALEEDMSRFMIATTKWVVNDRSATFIDTAKDIGIITYAADLDFSKSEFKGLRDYENGYVKEGVGAGGATWLAVKAGFSPEDVSRKVDELYRRLMELKAT; encoded by the coding sequence ATGAAAAGCCTCATGCTGGTTGTCCTCGGAAACACAGAGATAAGCACCGTGCCAGGAATAAGCGTTGCTGGAGCAACGCCAGAGCTCACAAAGCTTACTCCACCAGCTGATGCTGAATACCTGTTCTACGAGAAGCCGAAAATCATAGACGTGATTCCCGTTACCCCCGATGGACATCCTACGCCAGCCATAATCACCAAGGCCGCAAGGGAGCTTGCCAACTTCCCGTTGATGATAGTCCGCGGTGGAACTTACTTGGCTCCCCTCGTGCCTCACGTCCACATCAGCGACTACGTTGGCAGGGACTTCAGGAAGGGACCGGCTTTACAAGAGGCCGAGGAGATAATCGCGAGAGCGAGACTCTTCGGCGAAGAGCTCAGCAATACCCCAATCGAAGAGCTCGTCATCGGTGAGTCCACTCCAGGGGGAACGACAACAGCTCAGGCTGTCCTCTGGGCGCTCGGCTATGAAGCCAGAACTTCTTCGGCGGCCCCAAACAACCCCCAGAGCCTAAAGGAGGAAGTCATAAAAGCAGGCTTTGAAAGGGCCGGAATAAAGCCTGGAGACTTCAAAGAGAAGCCCCTTGAAGCACTCAAGCAGTTCGGCGACCCCATGATGGCAGCGGTAGTCGGGATAGCACTCGGTTTCAAAGGCAAAGTCGTTCTTGCTGGTGGAACCCAGATGCTCGCCGTTGCAGCTCTGCTGAAGGCCCTCGAAGAGGACATGAGCAGATTTATGATAGCGACAACCAAGTGGGTTGTAAATGATAGAAGCGCCACATTCATCGACACCGCAAAGGATATCGGGATAATCACTTACGCCGCTGATCTGGACTTCTCGAAGAGCGAATTCAAAGGCCTCAGGGACTACGAGAATGGCTACGTTAAGGAGGGCGTTGGGGCTGGTGGTGCCACCTGGCTGGCGGTTAAGGCCGGATTCTCCCCCGAAGACGTCAGCAGAAAGGTGGACGAGCTTTACAGAAGGCTGATGGAGCTGAAGGCTACCTAA
- a CDS encoding adenosylcobinamide amidohydrolase, which produces MESRHFIKSFNEPMMALSNAPHRGGLVNANGFFFMKVHKDYSGDYKADCLIFERENGLENFVGFMTAADIRRVLAVSRHGSVTAYVTAGITNPAIAGDVPPPWKPGTINMAIVINEGLTVGAMANAIMTATEAKTYTLLKLGYKATGTTSDGIGVFAYPGEKEWAGTATELGINIGKTVRKALEESIRKWERIRG; this is translated from the coding sequence ATGGAGTCCAGACATTTCATAAAATCATTCAATGAACCTATGATGGCCCTCAGCAACGCGCCTCACAGAGGAGGTCTTGTTAACGCCAACGGCTTCTTTTTCATGAAAGTGCACAAGGACTATTCTGGAGACTACAAAGCTGACTGTCTCATCTTCGAGCGAGAGAATGGCCTTGAGAACTTTGTAGGCTTCATGACGGCAGCGGATATCCGCAGAGTTCTAGCTGTTTCAAGACATGGAAGCGTTACCGCCTATGTCACTGCAGGGATAACCAATCCTGCAATAGCCGGCGACGTCCCACCACCATGGAAGCCGGGTACAATAAATATGGCAATCGTGATAAACGAGGGGCTAACCGTTGGGGCTATGGCCAACGCGATAATGACAGCGACTGAGGCTAAGACATACACCCTCTTAAAGCTCGGCTACAAGGCCACTGGAACGACAAGCGACGGTATAGGGGTTTTTGCATATCCCGGGGAGAAAGAGTGGGCCGGAACAGCAACGGAGCTAGGAATAAACATCGGAAAAACCGTCAGGAAGGCTCTCGAAGAGAGTATAAGGAAGTGGGAGAGAATAAGAGGTTAG
- a CDS encoding MogA/MoaB family molybdenum cofactor biosynthesis protein translates to MGAEEHRKKAPKKFKFAVITVSDTASRGEKEDASGKFLVEALKESGNENVHYTIVPDEKLAIIKAVIESIEKGADVIVTTGGTGITSRDVTIESIRTLFDKELVGFGEVFRLRSYEEIGTAVVLTRATAGIIRSDGRAIVVFCLPGSLNAVKTGVEIIKREAYHVLKHARE, encoded by the coding sequence ATGGGAGCGGAGGAACACAGGAAAAAAGCGCCGAAGAAGTTTAAGTTTGCAGTTATAACGGTCAGCGATACCGCAAGCAGAGGAGAGAAAGAGGACGCCAGCGGAAAGTTTCTTGTGGAGGCTCTGAAAGAGAGTGGAAACGAGAACGTCCATTACACTATCGTGCCGGACGAAAAGCTGGCAATAATCAAAGCAGTCATTGAGTCTATCGAAAAAGGTGCCGATGTGATCGTTACCACAGGCGGAACGGGAATAACTAGCAGGGATGTCACGATAGAGAGCATAAGAACGCTTTTCGATAAGGAGCTGGTTGGCTTTGGCGAGGTCTTCAGGCTGAGGAGCTATGAAGAGATTGGAACAGCCGTCGTTCTCACCAGGGCAACCGCTGGAATCATTAGGAGCGATGGCAGGGCCATAGTTGTCTTCTGCCTGCCGGGAAGCCTGAACGCAGTCAAGACCGGAGTGGAGATAATAAAAAGGGAAGCCTATCATGTACTCAAGCACGCGAGGGAGTGA
- a CDS encoding molybdopterin molybdotransferase MoeA translates to MREFKKLTPYREALELMLNDLTEIPDVEEIPLEEALGRVLAEDVVSSIDSPPFDRSAVDGYALRAEDTFQAREYSPVELKVIDEIVAGEESKAKIEPGTAVKLMTGSKMPEGANAVLMQEMVEREGEIIRVLRPVAPGQNVAFAGEDVKKGQVVLKKGQVLRPQDLSLLKSIGFKTVKVKRKPRVGIIVTGDELIEKFDEEALRAGKILESNSIMLEGLVKQYFGEPVFYGVVPDDEETIKAAIEKAKAENDIVLVTGGSAFGDKDFAHRFVRLLFHGTTIKPGRPIGYGERVFIMSGYPVAVFVQFYLYVKHALAKLVGAKNYEIRVYAKLAERVSSQLGRHEFIKVWYENGVARPIKKKGSGIISSLVKSNGYIVIPEDSEGYLEGETVEVVLY, encoded by the coding sequence ATGCGCGAGTTCAAGAAGCTGACGCCTTACAGAGAGGCTCTTGAGCTGATGCTAAACGATTTAACCGAAATCCCGGACGTCGAGGAGATACCGCTCGAAGAAGCTCTTGGCAGGGTTCTGGCCGAGGACGTAGTCTCATCTATAGACAGCCCGCCCTTCGATCGCTCTGCAGTGGACGGTTATGCTTTGCGCGCCGAGGACACCTTCCAGGCTAGGGAATACAGCCCCGTTGAGCTTAAAGTTATTGATGAGATAGTCGCCGGGGAAGAGAGCAAGGCAAAAATCGAACCAGGAACAGCGGTAAAGCTTATGACAGGCTCAAAGATGCCGGAAGGGGCTAATGCAGTTCTCATGCAGGAAATGGTTGAGCGCGAGGGGGAGATAATCAGGGTTCTCAGACCCGTCGCCCCGGGTCAGAATGTTGCCTTCGCCGGGGAGGATGTAAAGAAGGGCCAGGTCGTGCTGAAGAAGGGCCAGGTTTTAAGGCCCCAAGATCTGTCACTGCTCAAGAGCATAGGGTTCAAAACGGTCAAGGTCAAGAGGAAACCTCGCGTTGGGATAATTGTCACCGGTGACGAACTCATCGAGAAGTTCGACGAGGAAGCGCTTAGGGCAGGGAAGATACTCGAGAGCAACTCTATTATGCTAGAGGGCCTTGTTAAGCAGTATTTCGGTGAACCCGTCTTTTACGGGGTCGTCCCCGATGACGAAGAAACAATAAAGGCAGCAATAGAGAAGGCAAAGGCCGAGAACGATATCGTCTTGGTAACAGGGGGAAGCGCCTTTGGTGACAAGGACTTCGCCCACCGCTTCGTCAGGCTCCTCTTCCACGGAACAACGATAAAGCCAGGAAGGCCAATAGGCTACGGTGAGAGGGTCTTCATTATGAGTGGCTATCCCGTTGCAGTCTTCGTGCAGTTCTACCTCTATGTCAAGCATGCTTTAGCGAAACTCGTCGGAGCTAAAAACTATGAGATCAGAGTTTACGCAAAGCTGGCCGAGAGGGTTTCGAGTCAGCTTGGGAGGCATGAGTTCATCAAGGTCTGGTACGAAAACGGTGTTGCAAGACCGATTAAGAAAAAGGGCAGCGGGATAATAAGCTCGCTCGTTAAGAGCAATGGCTACATCGTGATTCCAGAGGACAGTGAGGGTTATTTAGAAGGGGAAACCGTAGAGGTCGTGCTTTATTAA
- a CDS encoding DUF835 domain-containing protein, with protein MGWVWKSPKEYGVRKLDSIQAIVFVEAIMVLMADLVAAGWIFKIYLHNKRRSALAFSLAWIFDFLAISSTVFTNPIFQMLGVLFLPAFSALMFYGSVKFLEEESIVARHKTLTIFAPMPVFFIVYMMGVYAYTKDPFWTATSAATLGISGIFVIAGGLLLKETEEIYKTAIKILYVSIILFGVHLVPAALFGTNEWYKPIGFTLSTVLIVTMVAAMVKLTSSEFFKPPKRDDGNPINLEPGVVLVSETEYQKIKEKLRGRPVLAFIRDVDDIPEGWKYYFVTTIPFQGKFKNTINPTNLARITEISYRYLEEFAKSGEHGIIVIDCLEYLTIYNSWESLMKFLSKLRDFVIVHRGTLIVVLEKESLETQLYAQLKKLIG; from the coding sequence ATGGGATGGGTTTGGAAATCCCCAAAGGAGTACGGGGTGAGAAAATTGGATAGTATTCAGGCGATTGTTTTTGTGGAGGCAATAATGGTACTTATGGCAGATTTGGTGGCAGCTGGATGGATATTTAAGATATATCTTCATAATAAAAGGAGATCTGCCTTAGCATTCTCTCTGGCTTGGATTTTCGATTTTCTTGCGATTTCTTCTACGGTCTTTACAAACCCAATATTTCAGATGCTTGGGGTTCTATTTCTTCCGGCATTTTCGGCGTTAATGTTCTACGGATCCGTAAAGTTCCTTGAGGAGGAGTCTATTGTAGCTAGACATAAAACCCTTACTATATTTGCCCCTATGCCTGTTTTTTTCATTGTTTATATGATGGGTGTCTATGCATACACTAAGGATCCCTTTTGGACAGCAACTAGCGCTGCAACACTGGGTATAAGTGGTATCTTCGTGATAGCGGGCGGGTTATTACTGAAGGAGACTGAAGAGATATACAAAACTGCCATTAAGATCCTTTATGTTAGCATAATTCTCTTTGGAGTCCATCTTGTACCTGCCGCGCTGTTCGGAACTAATGAGTGGTATAAACCAATCGGGTTTACCCTATCTACAGTTCTAATAGTTACTATGGTAGCCGCAATGGTGAAACTCACATCATCGGAATTCTTCAAACCTCCAAAAAGAGATGATGGTAACCCCATTAATCTCGAGCCTGGAGTTGTTTTAGTCAGTGAAACCGAATATCAAAAGATCAAGGAAAAGCTAAGAGGTCGGCCAGTACTTGCATTTATTAGGGATGTGGATGACATTCCAGAAGGGTGGAAATACTACTTTGTTACAACGATACCCTTCCAGGGCAAATTTAAGAACACTATAAATCCCACCAATCTCGCAAGGATAACCGAGATTTCTTACAGGTATCTTGAAGAGTTCGCAAAATCCGGTGAACATGGGATTATCGTAATTGACTGCCTTGAATATCTCACGATTTACAACTCGTGGGAGAGCCTCATGAAGTTCCTGTCAAAGTTGAGGGACTTTGTAATTGTCCACAGAGGAACTCTAATAGTTGTCCTCGAAAAGGAAAGCCTAGAAACCCAGCTCTACGCCCAGCTCAAGAAGCTCATTGGGTGA
- a CDS encoding phenylacetate--CoA ligase family protein, whose amino-acid sequence MSLIVGRISREDMEDFQYTLEMALKSTEFWKKKFFELDSENLKPEDMVSLTEKVKITPHDLYEIDEVWPNYIKKAEVFHTVMRTSGTTGRPKRIPYTRDDRFRTARQVEPWVRKYMDNGDKIASFFPPLPSSSGMFAFGAFEALNAKSAYYQIPIQYLLDKEMLLKELQDIKPTALFCLTATAYNLGLILPESIKKDIQTIVVGGETLTPELARATLELFENAVIIDNFGSTEDAITGYRVITKKKTTEFHFEESVVILKDNGDGYDEYKRIYITKVMRNGELTGLPLFNYDIGDLARVVDGEVRNIIRVKDVISLAGAKLHIDQVMEIVFNHPDLLDFVIIYHPLSPRNPKPKATIRVAYSGKKPAGIEDEVRELIYEANNPVRYEVEESKQAELTIEAVPLEKLREGLPRKLGKTKRIYIVGRDL is encoded by the coding sequence ATGAGCCTGATTGTTGGAAGAATCAGCCGGGAGGACATGGAAGATTTCCAATATACCCTTGAAATGGCATTGAAAAGCACCGAGTTCTGGAAGAAGAAATTCTTCGAACTTGATTCAGAGAACCTAAAACCAGAGGATATGGTGTCTCTAACTGAGAAGGTAAAAATAACACCCCATGATCTGTATGAGATAGATGAAGTATGGCCCAATTACATAAAAAAGGCAGAAGTATTCCACACGGTAATGAGAACAAGCGGAACTACGGGGAGACCCAAGAGGATACCTTATACCAGAGACGACAGGTTTAGAACTGCCAGACAAGTAGAGCCATGGGTACGCAAGTACATGGACAATGGCGACAAGATCGCATCTTTCTTTCCACCGCTTCCGTCCTCATCCGGAATGTTTGCCTTTGGGGCATTTGAGGCCCTAAACGCCAAGTCGGCATATTATCAGATACCCATTCAGTACCTCCTCGACAAGGAGATGCTCTTGAAGGAGCTCCAAGACATCAAACCCACAGCTCTCTTCTGTCTAACAGCAACCGCTTACAACCTGGGACTCATCCTTCCAGAATCAATAAAGAAGGACATACAGACGATAGTTGTTGGCGGCGAGACACTGACCCCAGAACTCGCGAGGGCTACTTTAGAACTCTTCGAAAACGCGGTTATTATAGATAACTTTGGTTCAACTGAAGATGCAATAACAGGCTACCGTGTGATAACGAAAAAGAAAACAACCGAGTTCCATTTTGAAGAATCAGTAGTAATCCTCAAGGACAACGGCGACGGTTATGATGAGTATAAGCGGATCTATATAACAAAAGTGATGAGGAACGGCGAGCTGACAGGTCTGCCGCTCTTCAACTACGATATAGGCGACCTCGCAAGGGTTGTCGATGGTGAAGTCAGAAACATTATAAGAGTTAAAGATGTAATAAGTCTCGCCGGGGCAAAGCTCCACATAGATCAGGTGATGGAAATTGTTTTCAACCATCCCGACCTGCTCGATTTCGTGATAATCTACCACCCACTCTCACCCAGGAATCCAAAACCCAAGGCCACCATCCGTGTCGCATACAGTGGCAAGAAGCCTGCTGGAATCGAAGATGAAGTTAGAGAGCTTATATATGAGGCAAACAATCCTGTCAGATACGAAGTGGAAGAATCCAAGCAGGCGGAGCTCACAATCGAGGCAGTCCCACTGGAGAAGCTGAGGGAAGGCCTCCCAAGAAAGCTTGGCAAGACCAAGAGGATATACATTGTTGGTAGAGATCTTTAA
- a CDS encoding HD domain-containing protein produces the protein MDGKIIHDGIHGSMKLTDLILDLVKTPEFQRLRNIKQLGLAYLVYPGANHSRFEHSLGAWNIAKRLSSEVGLSEDESMLLQVGALLHDIGHGPFSHTFESIYKHYVKEHDHMRLGQDIVLGRINITESENGGKIPEIIENYSYDFTPKDVANLILGKHEKRYLGQMLHGDVDVDQLDYLIRDAHYTGVAHGIIDLERLMKVLKVHDGELVVDEKGIEAVEGMMVARSLMYSRVYFHHTVKIAEGMLTRALEFALEEGHLWDFWRMIDCRVLVELEDLEGYPAEIVRRIKYRELYKAAVLASADELTSEEKRELLTAYKNVKRRQEIERALADAVGAKEGEVILEFSIADLMLSEPRLKATEINVLLGNGELQPLTKVTPLANALKRRQTPRWAVLIASPKEYVGKVREVWKKVIFS, from the coding sequence ATGGATGGAAAGATTATTCACGATGGAATTCACGGAAGTATGAAGCTCACCGACCTTATTCTAGACCTTGTTAAAACGCCTGAGTTTCAGAGACTCAGGAACATAAAGCAACTTGGCTTAGCGTATCTCGTCTATCCAGGAGCAAATCATTCCCGCTTCGAGCATTCCCTAGGTGCATGGAACATAGCCAAGAGGCTTTCCTCCGAAGTTGGCCTGAGTGAAGACGAAAGCATGCTCCTTCAGGTTGGCGCTCTTCTCCACGACATTGGCCACGGGCCCTTCAGCCACACCTTTGAGAGCATCTACAAGCACTATGTCAAGGAGCATGACCACATGCGTCTTGGCCAAGACATTGTCCTTGGGAGAATAAATATAACCGAAAGTGAGAATGGCGGCAAAATTCCCGAGATAATAGAGAACTACAGCTACGACTTCACGCCGAAAGACGTTGCCAACCTAATCCTCGGGAAGCACGAAAAGCGCTATCTGGGACAAATGCTCCACGGAGACGTTGATGTTGACCAGCTGGACTACCTCATACGGGACGCTCACTATACGGGCGTTGCCCACGGTATAATTGACTTAGAAAGGCTGATGAAAGTCCTGAAGGTGCATGATGGTGAGCTCGTTGTAGACGAAAAGGGCATCGAGGCCGTCGAGGGTATGATGGTTGCCCGTTCACTCATGTATTCCCGCGTTTACTTCCACCACACGGTGAAGATAGCGGAGGGGATGCTGACTAGAGCGTTGGAGTTTGCCCTAGAAGAAGGCCACCTCTGGGACTTTTGGAGGATGATTGACTGCCGCGTTCTGGTGGAGCTTGAGGACCTAGAGGGCTATCCAGCTGAAATCGTCAGGCGCATAAAGTATAGGGAACTCTACAAGGCGGCCGTTTTAGCCAGTGCAGACGAGCTGACGAGTGAGGAGAAGAGGGAGCTCTTGACCGCTTACAAGAATGTCAAGAGGAGGCAGGAGATAGAGAGAGCTTTGGCCGATGCAGTTGGTGCAAAGGAGGGCGAAGTGATCCTTGAGTTCAGCATAGCCGACCTGATGCTCAGCGAGCCGAGGCTCAAGGCCACGGAGATAAACGTGCTCCTCGGAAACGGCGAGCTCCAGCCCCTCACCAAAGTTACTCCCCTGGCCAATGCTCTCAAGAGAAGACAGACACCCCGGTGGGCCGTTCTCATAGCCTCTCCGAAAGAATACGTCGGCAAAGTTAGAGAAGTCTGGAAAAAGGTCATCTTCAGCTGA
- a CDS encoding transcriptional regulator codes for MDRERLIRTVEAILRGTGYKTARIEFKGACFDIVASRLLLLLFIKVATNIDTVTEEQAEDLKRLSKFFKASPLIVGLRSKNAELEEGVVYERFGIYALRPETLYDVLIENELPAIFAERGGFYVRINGRLLKHLREKHGYSVNELAQLVGVSRKSLLNYEKGEQAVSLEVAIRLEELFDEPLAEPIDILHSTVEANLDVTPETPLEKEIFEQLKGLGLGVVKVKKAPFNAVSKEDKFKILTGIDEKKTRSTVKRAEMVAEVSRIINSDGVFILEKTKTEVVKEVPLIPKESLQEVKDADELIEMIEELKKEIKKQLFS; via the coding sequence ATGGACAGGGAGAGACTCATAAGAACCGTTGAGGCAATACTCAGAGGCACGGGCTACAAAACTGCCAGAATAGAGTTTAAAGGCGCGTGCTTTGATATAGTGGCGAGCAGGTTACTTCTGTTGCTCTTCATTAAAGTGGCGACCAATATAGACACCGTAACCGAGGAGCAGGCAGAGGATTTGAAGAGGCTCTCCAAGTTCTTTAAGGCCTCACCGCTCATTGTCGGTCTAAGAAGCAAGAACGCCGAGCTCGAGGAGGGTGTTGTCTACGAGCGCTTTGGCATCTATGCCCTGAGGCCGGAAACTCTCTACGATGTCCTCATCGAGAACGAATTGCCAGCTATCTTTGCCGAGCGCGGCGGCTTCTACGTTAGAATAAACGGCAGGCTTTTGAAACACCTCCGCGAGAAGCATGGCTATTCCGTGAATGAGCTGGCTCAGCTCGTGGGAGTCTCCAGGAAGAGCCTCCTCAACTACGAGAAGGGCGAACAGGCGGTTTCCCTTGAGGTAGCAATCCGCCTCGAAGAGCTTTTTGACGAGCCCCTTGCCGAGCCTATCGACATACTCCACTCGACTGTCGAGGCCAACCTTGACGTCACACCGGAGACTCCCCTCGAAAAGGAAATCTTCGAGCAGCTCAAGGGGCTTGGGCTCGGTGTCGTCAAGGTCAAGAAGGCTCCCTTTAACGCGGTTTCAAAGGAAGACAAGTTCAAGATACTCACAGGCATAGACGAGAAGAAGACCCGCTCAACGGTCAAGCGTGCAGAGATGGTTGCGGAGGTAAGCAGGATAATCAACAGCGACGGTGTCTTCATCCTGGAGAAGACCAAGACTGAGGTCGTCAAGGAGGTGCCTCTCATACCCAAGGAGAGCCTCCAAGAGGTTAAAGATGCCGATGAGCTCATAGAAATGATTGAGGAGCTGAAAAAGGAGATAAAGAAACAGCTCTTCAGCTGA